One window of Scheffersomyces stipitis CBS 6054 chromosome 1, whole genome shotgun sequence genomic DNA carries:
- the POL30 gene encoding DNA polymerase delta processivity factor (proliferating cell nuclear antigen) (Accessory factor for DNA polymerase delta, mRNA increases in G1, peaks in S in mitosis, & increases prior to DNA synthesis in meiosis required for DNA replication & repair, required for viability in cdc44, rad50, rad52 or rad57 backgrounds) — MLEGKFDESTLLKKIVDAIKDCVKLCNFNCTEHGITVQAVDDSRVLLVSLLVGQTAFSEYRCDRDITLGIDLDSFSKIIKCGNNEDYLTLLAEDSPDAVMTIFEDKKKERVSEYSLKLMNIDSEFLKIDDMEYDTVINMPSTEFAKIVRDLKNMSESLNIIVTKDSVKFTSEGESGSGSVVLKPYTDMDKPEESVTVHLDQPVDLTFGLKYLNDIIKATSLSGTITIKLADKTPALFEYKLDVGGYLRFYLAPKFDEDE, encoded by the coding sequence ATGCTTGAAGGTAAATTCGACGAGTCCActcttttgaagaagatcgTGGACGCCATCAAAGACTGTGTCAAGTTATGTAACTTCAACTGCACAGAACATGGCATAACTGTCCAGGCTGTGGACGACTCTAGAGTGCTTTTGGTTTCGTTGTTGGTGGGCCAGACTGCCTTCTCTGAGTACAGATGTGACAGAGACATCACATTGGGAATTGACTTGGACtcgttttccaagatcatcaaGTGTGGTAACAACGAAGATTACTTGACCCTTTTGGCCGAGGACTCTCCCGATGCCGTGATGACCATATtcgaagacaagaagaaggaaagagTCAGTGAATActcgttgaagttgatgaacaTCGACTCggagttcttgaagatcgaCGACATGGAATACGACACCGTCATAAATATGCCATCGACCGAATTTGCCAAGATCGTcagagacttgaagaacatgtCGGAGTCGCTCAACATCATTGTCACCAAGGACTCCGTCAAGTTCACCTCTGAGGGTGAatctggatctggatctgtcGTGTTAAAGCCTTACACAGACATGGACAAGCCTGAAGAGAGTGTCACTGTCCACTTGGACCAGCCAGTAGACTTGACGTTCGGtttgaagtacttgaacGATATCATCAAGGCTACCTCGTTGTCCGGAACCATCACCATCAAGTTGGCTGACAAGACCCCCGCCTTGTTCGAATATAAGTTGGATGTTGGAGGGTACTTGAGATTCTACTTGGCTCCTAAGTTTGATGAGGACGAGTAA
- the MAK3 gene encoding N-acetyltransferase, with protein MSLITTIDGLPYHQFNVQDKNEFTQISHLISQHLSEPYSIYVYWYFLNTWPQYCYTVKHPQDASSIIGVIISKIEPHRDVRIRGYIGMLVIDPEFRGKGIASNLVKLTVQTMIERDGADEIMLETEVINEGALRLYEGLGFLRAKRLYRYYLNTHDAYRLILPITPKSHTRIAFLPPVAPTGLTTDNSI; from the coding sequence ATGAGCCTCATCACCACCATAGACGGCTTGCCCTACCACCAATTCAACGTGCAGGACAAAAACGAGTTCACCCAGATCTCCCATCTCATTTCCCAGCATCTCTCAGAACCATACTCTATCTATGTCTACTGGTACTTTCTCAATACTTGGCCCCAGTACTGCTACACGGTCAAACACCCGCAGGACGCGTCTCTGATTATCGGTGTTATCATCTCCAAAATTGAACCCCACAGAGACGTCCGAATCAGAGGCTACATAGGCATGCTAGTCATAGATCCCGAATTCAGAGGCAAAGGCATAGCGTCCAATTTGGTCAAACTCACAGTGCAAACAATGATAGAAAGAGATGGAGCCGACGAGATCATGCTCGAGACAGAAGTCATAAACGAAGGAGCCTTGCGGCTCTACGAGGGCTTGGGATTCCTCAGAGCAAAGAGACTATATCGTTATTACTTGAACACACACGATGCATACCGTTTAATTCTCCCGATAACTCCAAAGTCACACACAAGGATTGCCTTCTTGCCGCCGGTGGCCCCTACAGGATTGACCACTGACAACAGCATATGA
- the FBA1 gene encoding fructose-bisphosphate aldolase (Fructose 1,6-bisphosphate aldolase): MSAPAVLKKSGVIYGDDVKELFLYAQAKGFAIPAINVTSSSTVVAALEAARDNKSPIILQTSQGGAAYFAGKGVANKNQEASIAGSIAAAHYITSIAPTYGIPVVLHTDHCAKKLLQWFDGMLEEDEKTFAATGKPLFSSHMLDLSEESDDENIATCVKYFKRMAKLGQWLEMEIGITGGEEDGVNNENVSKDALYTSPETVFKVHEALAPISPNFSIAAAFGNVHGVYKPGNVQLKPEILGDHQAYAKKQTGSSSAHPLFLVFHGGSGSTQQEFDTAIKNGVVKVNLDTDCQYAYLTGIRDYVLNKKDYILSQVGNPDGEDKPNKKYFDPRVWVREGEKTMSARIAEALAIFHTKDQL, translated from the coding sequence ATGTCTGCTCCAGCTGTGTTAAAGAAGTCCGGTGTCATCTACGGTGACGACGTCAAGGAACTTTTCCTCTACGCCCAGGCCAAGGGCTTTGCTATCCCAGCCATCAACGTCACTTCGTCGTCGACAGTTGTCGCTGCCTTGGAGGCTGCCAGAGACAACAAGTCTCCAATTATCTTGCAAACTTCCCAAGGTGGTGCTGCCTACTTTGCCGGTAAGGGTGTTGCCAACAAGAACCAGGAAGCCTCGATTGCCGGTTCGATCGCTGCTGCCCACTACATTACCTCCATTGCCCCAACCTACGGTATCCCCGTTGTGTTGCACACTGACCATTGTGCCAAGAAGCTCTTGCAATGGTTCGACGGCatgttggaagaagacgaaaagaCTTTCGCTGCCACCGGTAAGCCTTTGTTCTCCTCCCACATGTTGGACTTGtcagaagaatctgacGACGAAAACATCGCTACCTGTGTCAAGTACTTCAAAAGAATGGCCAAGTTGGGCCAATGgttggaaatggaaatcGGTATCACCGgtggtgaagaagacggTGTCAACAACGAAAACGTCTCCAAGGACGCTTTGTACACCTCTCCAGAAACCGTCTTCAAGGTCCACGAAGCCTTGGCTCCTATCTCGCCAAACTTCTCCATCGCTGCTGCCTTCGGTAACGTGCATGGTGTCTACAAGCCAGGTAACGTCCAATTGAAGCCAGAAATCTTGGGTGACCACCAAGCTTACGCTAAGAAGCAAACCGGCTCTTCCTCTGCTCATCCATTGTTCTTGGTTTTCCACGGTGGTTCCGGTTCTACCCAGCAAGAATTTGACACCGCCATCAAGAACGGTGTCGTTAAGGTCAACTTGGACACTGACTGTCAGTACGCCTACTTGACCGGTATCAGAGACTATgttttgaacaagaaggacTACATCTTGTCGCAAGTCGGTAACCCAGACGGTGAAGACAAGCCAAACAAGAAGTACTTCGACCCAAGAGTTTGGGTTAGAGAAGGTGAAAAGACCATGTCGGCCAGAATTGCCGAAGCCTTGGCAATCTTCCACACCAAGGACCAATTGTAG
- the MRS5 gene encoding subunit of the TIM22-complex involved in mitochondrial biogenesis, whose amino-acid sequence MSLFMGNSSQYSYASVDPEKVKMAEIQFTATAKTFNNIIKTCEKKCLPHEYGEGELNTGENCCIDRCVAKYVKANYLVGSNFQEKNINPYTNMPEYDKVRSMMNERKY is encoded by the coding sequence ATGTCACTCTTTATGGGAAACTCCTCCCAGTACTCTTATGCGTCGGTTGACCCCGAAAAGGTAAAAATGGCAGAGATTCAGTTCACAGCGACAGCCAaaaccttcaacaacatcatcaagacCTGTGAAAAAAAGTGCTTGCCCCATGAGTATGGAGAAGGTGAGCTTAATACTGGTGAAAACTGCTGTATCGACCGATGTGTGGCTAAGTACGTCAAGGCTAACTATCTAGTGGGGTCCAACTTCCAGGAGAAGAACATCAATCCTTATACGAATATGCCCGAGTACGACAAAGTGAGATCGATGATGAACGAGAGAAAGTACTAA